A portion of the Ricinus communis isolate WT05 ecotype wild-type chromosome 10, ASM1957865v1, whole genome shotgun sequence genome contains these proteins:
- the LOC8284276 gene encoding benzyl alcohol O-benzoyltransferase: MNPPTSSIRFQVHRREPELIVPAKPTPYEFKPLSDIDDQEGLRFHIPVVQIYKHDPSMQGKDPVKVIKEALAKALVFYYPFAGRLREWPNRKLVVECTSEGVLFIEADADVTLEQCRDALQPPLPLLDELLFDVPGSSGVINCPLLLIQVTRFKCGGFIFTLRLNHTMSDGFGLVQFMTAVGEMARGKQTPSIFPVWERQVLDARNPPITTCTHPEYNENNRTVVPFPLDDLAEEAFFFGPTEISALRRHASSRLCRCSTFEILTACLWKCRTIALQPNPTQEIRMICLTNARDKFDPPLIPKGYYGNGFVLSTAVTTAGELLKEPMNYAIELIKRTKANMTREYVQSVADTLVIKGRPLFPLEGTYIISDVRHAKFTEVDFGWGRAKYGGPVKAIPMLSSFCVPFENKKGENGFILPICLPAQAMKRFAKELKILLQDKPVDSAVRSLHKQLAL, encoded by the exons ATGAACCCACCAACAAGCTCCATCAGGTTCCAGGTCCACAGGCGTGAACCTGAACTAATCGTCCCGGCCAAGCCCACCCCTTACGAGTTCAAGCCATTATCGGACATAGATGACCAAGAAGGTCTCCGATTCCATATTCCTGTCGtacaaatttataaacatGATCCTTCAATGCAAGGAAAGGACCCTGTTAAGGTGATAAAAGAGGCGCTTGCTAAAGCGCTAGTGTTTTACTATCCATTTGCTGGTAGGCTCAGAGAATGGCCTAACCGCAAGCTTGTAGTGGAATGCACCAGCGAAGGGGTCTTGTTTATTGAGGCTGATGCTGATGTTACTCTTGAACAATGCAGAGATGCACTTCAACCTCCACTTCCCTTATTGGATGAGCTCCTCTTTGATGTCCCTGGCTCTAGTGGTGTGATTAATTGTCCTTTGTTGCTTATTCAG GTAACACGCTTCAAGTGCGGTGGTTTTATTTTTACACTTCGACTCAATCACACTATGAGTGATGGCTTCGGTCTAGTCCAATTCATGACGGCAGTTGGAGAAATGGCACGTGGAAAACAAACCCCTTCTATCTTTCCAGTATGGGAAAGACAAGTCCTTGATGCAAGGAACCCACCAATTACAACATGCACACATCCTGAATACAATGAAAACAATCGTACAGTGGTTCCATTCCCACTCGATGACTTAGCTGAGGAAGCATTCTTTTTTGGACCTACTGAAATATCAGCTCTTCGAAGACATGCCTCTTCTCGTCTCTGTCGCTGCTCCACGTTCGAAATACTAACAGCTTGTCTTTGGAAATGTCGTACTATTGCTTTGCAGCCGAACCCTACACAAGAAATAAGAATGATATGTCTTACCAATGCACGCGACAAATTTGATCCTCCATTAATACCAAAAGGGTATTATGGCAATGGATTTGTGCTTTCAACCGCGGTAACAACTGCTGGAGAACTCTTAAAAGAACCGATGAATTATgcaatagaattaataaaaagaactaaAGCGAATATGACTAGAGAGTACGTGCAATCAGTGGCTGATACATTGGTGATTAAGGGTAGACCTCTTTTTCCCTTAGAAGGAACATACATAATATCGGATGTGAGACATGCGAAATTTACAGAGGTAGATTTTGGATGGGGCAGAGCGAAATATGGTGGTCCTGTCAAAGCCATTCCAATGTTATCCAGCTTTTGTGTACCATTCGAAAATAAGAAAGGAGAAAATGGATTCATATTGCCAATTTGCTTGCCAGCCCAAGCGATGAAACGATTTGCAAAGGAGTTGAAAATTCTGTTGCAGGACAAGCCGGTTGATAGTGCGGTCAGATCATTGCATAAACAGTTGGCTTTGTAA
- the LOC8284275 gene encoding protein BOLA4, chloroplastic/mitochondrial produces the protein MAKTLIWRPYIISSTRNFIQTQKRRVVSHSTIFPKKSETNLLLLSCTNNTKTKLQTESSGYNKLSKLGYGVVGNRRFSIRATHVNDAGSIDSPLMQSMEKKIKESLDADSVIVKDAYGDGRHVSIDVISSAFEGQSAVNRQRMVYKAIWEELQSTVHAVDQMTTKTPAEAAAQK, from the exons ATGGCGAAAACGCTAATATGGCGACCCTACATTATCTCCTCCACACGAAACTTTATCCAAACCCAGAAACGACGCGTCGTCTCACACAGCACAATCTTCCCTAAAAAGTCCGAGACAAACTTATTGCTTCTGTCTTGCACTAACAACACTAAAACGAAGCTCCAAACTGAAAGCAGTGGCTATAATAAGCTATCAAAATTAGGATATGGTGTAGTGGGTAACCGTAGATTTTCTATTAGAGCTACTCATGTTAATGATGCTGGCTCAATTGACTCGCCTCTTATGCAGTCCatggagaaaaag ATTAAAGAAAGTTTGGATGCTGATTCAGTTATTGTGAAAGATGCATATGGAGATGGCCGCCATGTTAG TATTGATGTTATCTCTTCAGCCTTTGAAGGACAATCGGCTGTGAATAGGCAGAGGATGGTGTACAAAGCTATATGGGAGGAGCTTCAGAGCACTGTGCATGCAGTTGATCAGATGACTACCAAGACCCCAGCCGAAGCAGCAGCCCAGAAGTGA